A DNA window from Streptomyces parvus contains the following coding sequences:
- a CDS encoding DJ-1/PfpI family protein: MQIAIVLFDRFTALDAVGPYEILSRAPGAETVFVAERTGPVRNDSGSLGLVAEKSLTEVASPDLVIVPGGPGQSDQMENEALLGWLRAVDAATTWTTSVCTGSLLLAAAGLLKGRRATSHWLALELLKGFGAEPTGERVVLDGKYVTAAGVSSGIDMGLTLLGRIAGDDTARSVQLLTEYDPQPPYDCGSPEKAPAALVEEWRARSRHVTR, from the coding sequence GTGCAGATCGCCATCGTGCTCTTCGACCGCTTCACCGCCCTGGACGCGGTGGGCCCCTACGAGATCCTCAGCCGGGCACCCGGTGCCGAGACCGTCTTCGTCGCCGAGCGGACCGGACCGGTCCGCAACGACAGCGGGAGCCTCGGGCTCGTCGCGGAGAAGTCGCTCACCGAGGTGGCCTCGCCCGATCTGGTGATCGTGCCGGGCGGCCCCGGCCAGAGCGACCAGATGGAGAACGAGGCCCTGCTCGGCTGGCTGCGCGCGGTCGACGCCGCCACCACCTGGACCACCTCGGTCTGCACCGGCTCGCTCCTGCTGGCGGCGGCCGGACTCCTGAAGGGGCGGCGGGCCACGTCCCACTGGCTGGCACTGGAACTGCTGAAGGGATTCGGCGCCGAGCCCACCGGGGAGCGTGTGGTCCTCGACGGCAAGTACGTCACCGCCGCCGGGGTCTCCTCCGGCATCGACATGGGGCTGACCCTCCTCGGCCGGATCGCGGGCGACGACACGGCACGCTCGGTTCAGCTGCTCACGGAGTACGACCCGCAGCCCCCCTACGACTGCGGCTCGCCGGAGAAGGCCCCCGCGGCCCTCGTCGAGGAGTGGCGGGCCAGGAGCCGGCACGTCACCCGGTGA
- a CDS encoding enoyl-CoA hydratase/isomerase family protein: MDRTEPRLITSVERGVATVVIANPAKRNAMTTAMWRSLPELLERLAADPEVRALVLTGAGDTFCAGADISSLRESAGTAQGLAVGAEEALAAFPRPTLAAVRGYCVGGGGQLAAACDLRFAEEGASFGVTPAKLGIVYPASSTRRLVALVGPGTAKHLLFSGELIGTERALRTGLVDEVLPPGGLDKRVEEYVRVLASRSQLTQASAKEFAAGRTDRDAHWATEARGSTDTAEGVAAFLERRAPRFTYTTAPAR; this comes from the coding sequence ATGGACCGTACGGAACCCCGCCTGATCACGTCCGTCGAGCGCGGCGTCGCCACCGTCGTGATCGCCAACCCCGCCAAGCGGAACGCGATGACCACCGCGATGTGGCGGAGCCTGCCGGAGCTGCTGGAGCGGCTGGCGGCCGATCCGGAGGTCCGGGCGCTGGTGCTGACCGGGGCCGGGGACACCTTCTGCGCCGGAGCCGACATCTCCTCGCTGCGGGAGAGCGCGGGCACCGCCCAGGGCCTCGCGGTGGGGGCCGAGGAGGCGCTCGCCGCGTTCCCCCGGCCGACGCTGGCAGCGGTGCGCGGCTACTGCGTGGGCGGCGGCGGTCAGCTCGCGGCCGCCTGCGATCTGCGGTTCGCGGAGGAGGGGGCCTCCTTCGGGGTCACCCCCGCCAAGCTCGGCATCGTCTACCCGGCGTCCTCGACCCGGCGTCTGGTCGCCCTCGTCGGCCCGGGCACCGCGAAGCACCTGCTGTTCTCCGGCGAGCTGATCGGCACGGAACGGGCGCTGCGCACCGGCCTGGTCGACGAGGTGCTGCCGCCCGGCGGCCTGGACAAGCGGGTCGAGGAGTACGTACGGGTGCTGGCGTCCCGGTCGCAGCTGACCCAGGCCTCGGCGAAGGAGTTCGCCGCGGGCCGGACGGACCGGGACGCCCACTGGGCCACCGAGGCGCGCGGCAGTACGGACACGGCGGAGGGCGTCGCCGCCTTCCTGGAGCGGCGCGCCCCGCGCTTCACCTACACCACCGCGCCCGCGCGCTGA
- a CDS encoding HdeD family acid-resistance protein — protein MNEPTAEGRKLSRSFGWLALLGTLLVIAGIVGLVYTGVATLTSMLLFGWLLLVGGLVGLLHAIESRGTSYFWLGVVVAALNIAAGVVVIKHPEGTAEALTMFAALLFLTGGVFRLVGSVVVRGPQMGWTLLQGAFGLLLGLLVLFDWPHSSLYVLGCFFSLALLFDGLGLIAVGIGGRRIVSMVSERLDETVPTAGEPATSPEDEQK, from the coding sequence ATGAACGAACCCACCGCCGAGGGCAGGAAGCTCAGCCGCAGTTTCGGCTGGCTGGCGCTGCTCGGCACGCTGCTGGTGATCGCGGGCATCGTCGGGCTCGTCTACACCGGCGTGGCCACCCTGACCTCGATGCTGCTCTTCGGCTGGCTGCTGCTCGTCGGCGGTCTGGTCGGGCTGCTGCACGCGATCGAGTCGCGCGGCACGAGCTACTTCTGGCTGGGGGTGGTGGTCGCGGCCCTCAACATCGCGGCGGGCGTCGTCGTCATCAAGCACCCCGAGGGCACCGCCGAGGCGCTGACCATGTTCGCCGCCCTGCTCTTCCTGACCGGCGGGGTCTTCCGGCTCGTCGGCAGCGTCGTGGTGCGCGGCCCGCAGATGGGGTGGACGCTGCTGCAGGGAGCCTTCGGTCTGTTGCTGGGCCTGCTGGTGCTGTTCGACTGGCCGCACAGCAGCCTGTACGTGCTCGGCTGCTTCTTCTCGCTGGCCCTGCTGTTCGACGGTCTCGGCCTGATCGCCGTCGGCATCGGCGGCCGACGCATCGTCAGCATGGTCTCGGAGCGGCTCGATGAAACGGTCCCGACCGCGGGCGAGCCGGCCACGTCACCAGAAGACGAGCAGAAGTAG